The Bombus huntii isolate Logan2020A chromosome 11, iyBomHunt1.1, whole genome shotgun sequence genome includes a window with the following:
- the LOC126870932 gene encoding intersectin-1 isoform X8 gives MATPQTPGMDPWVIQPRERARYREQFDSLKPINGVVTGEQAKEFLLKSQLPPVILGQIWALSDTDADGKMDINEFSIACKLINLKLRGFEIPKALPSALIQSLKSLSASDSNVTNLTNGAANILPQNNVASLVNLSAPPQVPVQPLISGMPMTGSVPRPLIGPPPVNGPLPGHAIRPVSPMTLPASRQSRQNVAATTHATTHTASKPPARPAPPSVGIVPSTSTTTTTTTTPSGGPSQRPTPPSNIGANFSPATSGPPPKPAPPSFPNSPVATGISPVKVPPASATAIVPPVVQSAQPMTTSTMDLLDLEFSGMSAAAPIAPLNTTPTPMAAFGMAQAMPMQPLSCTSMIAGGSTMVPSIAPMSTGTGVVSTPPVVGLPLVSATTASTLVNGVIAQTPVSTSTPLSTTARPPSIDRVGSVDSQHSQHSVGSPQSVEWAVPHQTKLKYTQLFNTWDRARSGFLSGPQARNIMVQSQLPQQVLAQIWALADMDSDGRLSCDEFVLAMHLCDIAKLGEKIPTTLPIELIPPAFRRQRQSSLTLSQTGTENVDPSAGMPQTSFEDKRKENFEKGQAELERRRKALLEIQRKEQEERERKEREEAEKQEKIRLEQERRRQAEIEKQMQRQKEIEQEKEEQRKRAQEQREAARKEMERQRQLEWEKQKSQELQTQRQKEQDVLLKLKARNQTLTIELGTLNDKVKELSQKICDTRVGVSGVKTTIDGMRSTRDAQLQEMAALKNKLREQNQRLLALSQEKARIEAKNKLNTAMESAGQEAIKMAFDNKQITLKQMKDKIADLQQQIDAKMADIENNNGQLQDIKTQLETLVADCKNLYLTFEDKKLKVLELRASGGTGAGTDYTTSAWGDSGWNDTSAAVNDSAWPVNDATTTNAVEETTPGVMKYRALYEFVARNQDEISFQPGDIILVPPVQNAEPGWMAGEIRGHTGWFPESYVEPIDVGSANDNAFVQQDSVEKRTLEGIAEVPENVSDAGSLGDEPPPVEPIIPTLGLGVVCDIQVTTLYHYRPTIEQHLLFEKGDIIKVDEQQGDWWYGTSGNGAKGWFPKSYVKEISANQTAVVEGLNEYYVALYPYDSAEVGDLTFNQGEVILVTKKEGDWWTGTTGDRNGIFPANYVEKCDAPDQGASITTNVSETNAITETTEDTTTSNHETATSIAQTTLRGRKPEIVQVIAPYQATSSEQLDLQKGQLIMIRKKTDSGWWEGELQARGKKRQIGWFPASYVKPLTSSSNRSTPVSHGYQDSPTDPNVERVMALYPYQAQNEDELSFEKGDVITVLAKDEAAWWKGELNGMSGVFPSNYVSPMSNEMTTNLLVAGLDSMERKRQEYIKELITTEQAYIEDMRLVHEVFEKPLIESLVLTVDEVDKIFVNWRDIIACNDNFLRTLRIRRDNSEGGIVRMIGDILCENIPRMSAYIRFCSCQISAAVYLQRLTETMPEFVKVAQICQQDPRTKGMPLSSFLIKPMQRITKYPLIIGKILEHTPVDHPDRQYLQEALAKAEEFCTQVNEGVREKENSDRLEWLQTHVACDGLEEQLIFNSLTNSLGPRKLLHFGILHKAKSGKELVGFLTNDFLLFAQPVLSRKSSSTGQQFSFERNEHQKFKMYRKPIFLNELSFLGDSEMNGNISFGSCEGSENSTKILRLKDQKKPIILLAPSPSECSLWIRRITEARKKFMENEKTRLQRQRSKQAQFGACGRILVTVLEGFNLKTIPVRRRPPQGRLRLVIVEAEDLIMLKKGKCNTFCKVSMGSQEERTGVISGTDCPLWDTSMQFQVKDLLEDTLCITVFDKGYYSPDEFLGRAEIRVADIMRDSRDSCGPIQKRIQLHEVEKGVVVLKLDLRLFGNR, from the exons ATGGCCACCCCTCAAACTCCGG GTATGGATCCTTGGGTAATCCAACCCAGAGAACGTGCAAGATATAGAGAGCAGTTTGATTCTTTAAAACCAATCAATGGAGTTGTTACTGGAGAGCAAGCAAAAGAATTTTTACTTAAATCACAGCTTCCACCTGTCATCCTTGGACAAATATG GGCTTTATCAGATACAGATGCAGATGGAAAAATGGACATAAATGAATTTAGTATTGcatgtaaattaattaatttaaagttACGTGGTTTTGAAATTCCTAAAGCCTTGCCTTCAGCTTTAATACAGAGTTTGAAGTCACTATCTGCCA GTGATAGTAATGTTACGAACTTAACAAACGGAGCTGCTAATATTCTACCACAGAATAATGTTGCTTCATTAGTAAATTTATCTGCTCCACCGCAAGTTCCAGTACAGCCTTTAATTAGTGGGATGCCTATGACTGGATCTGTTCCACGTCCACTTATAGGACCACCACCTGTAAATGGACCATTACCAGGACATGCTATTAGGCCTGTTTCACCAATGACCTTACCAG CATCACGACAAAGTAGACAGAATGTGGCTGCCACTACACATGCCACAACTCACACAGCGTCAAAGCCACCTGCTCGACCTGCACCACCCTCTGTGG GAATCGTGCCTTCTACAAGTACTACCACTACCACTACCACCACTCCTAGTGGTGGTCCTTCTCAAAGACCTACACCACCCTCAAATATTG gGGCAAATTTTTCACCTGCTACTAGTGGTCCACCACCGAAGCCAGCACCGCCTTCATTTCCTAATAGTCCTGTCGCTACTGGGATTTCACCAGTCAAAGTTCCACCTGCTTCTGCAACGGCTATTGTTCCTCCTGTTGTTCAATCTGCACAACCAATGACTACATCTACCATGG ATTTACTTGATCTTGAGTTTTCAG GGATGTCTGCAGCAGCACCAATTGCACCTTTAAATACAACTCCAACACCAATGGCTGCTTTTGGTATGGCACAAGCAATGCCTATGCAACCATTATCTTGTACTAGTATGATTGCAGGTGGTTCTACTATGGTACCATCTATTGCACCAATGTCCACtg GAACTGGTGTAGTATCGACTCCTCCAGTTGTAGGTTTACCTCTAGTATCAGCAACCACAGCAAGTACGTTAGTGAATGGTGTAATTGCTCAAACACCAGTATCTACAAGTACACCATTAAGCACAACTGCACGTCCACCAAGTATAGATAGGGTGGGTTCGGTTGATTCACAACATAGTCAGCATTCAGTAGGTTCTCCACAATCTGTGGAATGGGCTGTACCTCATcaaacaaaattgaaatatactCAATTATTTAATACCTGGGACAGGGCGCGATCTGGATTTCTATCTGGCCCTCAGGCCAGAAATATTATGGTGCAGTCACAATTACCTCAACAAGTGTTGGCACAGatatg GGCGTTAGCGGACATGGATTCGGATGGTCGTTTGAGTTGCGACGAATTTGTATTAGCAATGCATTTATGTGATATAGCTAAGCTTGGTGAAAAGATACCTACCACGTTACCAATTGAACTTATACCACCTGCATTCAGACGTCAACGACAAAGTAGCTTAACACTTTCACAAACTGGAACGGAAAACGTAGATCCATCGGCTGGTATGCCGCAA ACTTCTTTTGAAGACAAACGTAAAGAAAACTTTGAGAAAGGACAAGCGGAGCTAGAACGTAGGCGCAAGGCTTTATTAGAAATTCAACGTAAAGAACAAGAAGAACGTGAACgaaaagaaagggaagagGCTGAGAAACAAGAGAAAATTAG ATTAGAACAAGAAAGACGAAGACAAGCAGAGATTGAGAAACAAATGCAAAGGCAGAAAGAGATTGAACaggaaaaggaagaacaaCGAAAACGAGCTCAAGAACAAAGAGAAGCAGCAAGAAA AGAGATGGAAAGACAACGACAATTAGAATGGGAAAAACAGAAATCACAAGAGCTTCAAACTCAGAGGCAGAAAGAACAAGATGTCTTACTAAAATTGAAAGCAAGAAATCAAACATTAACTATCGAATTAGGAACACTT AACGATAAAGTGAAAGAACTATCTCAAAAAATCTGTGACACTCGAGTTGGTGTATCTGGAGTAAAAACGACGATTGATGGAATGCGGTCGACACGTGATGCACAGTTACAAGAGATGGCTGCCTTAAAGAATAAACTTCGAGAACAAAACCAAAGATTACTAGCCTTGAGTCAAGAGAAAGCTCGAATCGAAGCAAAGAATAAGCTAAATACAGCTATGGAGTCGGCGGGCCAAGAAGCAATCAAAATGGCATTCGATAATAAGCAAATTACCCTGAAACAAATGAAGGATAAAATTGCTGATTTGCAACAGCAG ATTGATGCTAAAATGGCTgacatagaaaataataatggCCAGCTTCAAGATATTAAAACGCAACTGGAAACTTTAGTGGCTGACTGTAAGAACCTTTACTTAACTTTcgaagataaaaaattaaaagttttagAACTCAGAGCAAGTGGTGGTACTGGAGCTGGTACTGATTATACAACATCTGCATGGGGTGATAGTGGTTGGAATGATACTTCAGCGGCAGTTAACGATTCTGCATGGCCCGTTAATGATGCCACCACAACTAATGCAGTGGAAGAAACTACTCCAGGGGTTATGAAATATAGAGCTTTATACGAATTTGTAGCTAGAAATCaagacgaaatatcgtttcAACCTGGTGATATTATCTTG GTACCGCCTGTTCAAAATGCAGAACCAGGATGGATGGCTGGCGAAATTCGTGGTCATACTGGTTGGTTCCCGGAATCTTATGTAGAACCAATAGATGTTGGCAGCGCAAATGATAATGCTTTCGTACAACAAGACAGTGTGGAGAAGAGAACGTTAGA aGGGATTGCTGAAGTTCCTGAGAATGTATCTGATGCCGGATCACTCGGCGATGAGCCTCCTCCTGTTGAACCTATCATACCTACTCTTGGATTAGGTGTAGTTTGTGATATACAAGTAACCACTTTGTATCACTATCGTCCTACGATAGAGCAACATCTTCTCTTCGAAAAAGGAGATATTATTAAAGTAGATGAACAACAG GGGGATTGGTGGTATGGTACATCTGGTAATGGAGCTAAGGGTTGGTTCCCTAAATCGTATGTCAAGGAAATTTCTGCTAATCAAACTGCAGTAGTTGAAGGACTTAATGAATACTACGTAGCCTTATATCCGTATGATTCCGCCGAAGTTGGAGACTTAACTTTCAACCAAGGAGAAGTTATATTAGTCACTAAAAAGGAAGGTGATTGGTGGACAGGCACTACAGGAGATAGGAATGGAATTTTTCCTGCCAATTATGTAGAAAAATGCGATGCTCCAGATCAG GGTGCCTCTATAACTACTAACGTATCTGAAACAAACGCGATTACTGAAACAACTGAGGACACAACCACAAGTAATCATGAAACAGCTACTTCAATTGCTCAGACAACATTG AGAGGAAGGAAACCTGAAATTGTACAAGTTATTGCACCTTATCAAGCCACTAGTTCTGAGCAGTTAGATTTACAAAAGGGGCAATTAATAATGATTCGTAAGAAGACAGATAGTGGCTGGTGGGAAGGAGAATTACAG GCACGTGgtaaaaaaagacaaattgGTTGGTTCCCAGCTTCTTATGTTAAACCTTTAACCAGTAGTAGCAATCGAAGTACACCTGTTTCTCATGGATATCAAGACTCTCCTACAGATCCAAATGTTG AACGCGTTATGGCATTGTACCCATATCAGGCTCAAAATGAGGATGAATTAAGTTTCGAGAAAGGCGACGTTATAACCGTACTTGCAAAGGATGAAGCAGCATGGTGGAAAGGCGAATTGAACGGAATGTCTGGCGTTTTCCCTAGTAATTATGTATCTCCTATGT CTAATGAGATGACAACTAACTTACTAGTGGCTGGATTGGATTCCATGGAAAGAAAACGGCAAGAATACATAAAAGAACTTATCACAACTGAACAAGCATATATAGAAGACATGAGACTTGTTCACGAG GTTTTCGAGAAACCTCTCATTGAAAGTTTAGTTTTAACCGTGGATGAAgtagataaaatatttgttaattggAGAGATATCATTGCGTGTAACGATAATTTCTTAAG aacATTACGGATACGACGAGATAATAGTGAAGGAGGGATTGTAAGAATGATTGGAGACATTCTATgtgaaaat ATACCTAGAATGTCAGCATATATAAGATTCTGCAGTTGCCAAATATCCGCTGCTGTCTATCTTCAGAGATTAACTGAAACTATGCCAGAATTTGTCAAAGTTGCTCAAATTTGTCAGCAAGATCCACGTACAAAAGGAATGCCTTTGAGCTCTTTCCTTATAAAACCAATGCAAAGGATAACAAAGTATCCTCTTATTATTGGCAAA attttagagcACACACCAGTTGACCATCCTGATAGGCAATATCTCCAAGAAGCATTGGCTAAAGCAGAAGAATTTTGTACTCag GTAAACGAAGGAGttagagagaaagaaaatagtGATAGATTAGAATGGTTGCAAACACATGTGGCATGTGATGGTCTTGAAGAACAACTTATCTTTAATTCTTTAACCAATTCTTTAGGTCCACGAAAACTTCTTCATTTTGGTATACTTCATAAG GCAAAAAGTGGAAAAGAACTTGTTGGATTTCTCACAAACGACTTTTTACTGTTTGCTCAACCAGTACTCAGCAGAAAGTCTTCATCCACTGGACAACAGTTTTCATTTGAGAGAAACGAACATCAAAAATTCAAGATGTATAGAAAG ccaatatttttaaacgaattatCTTTTCTGGGTGATTCAGAAATGAATGGTAATATTAGTTTCGGTTCCTGTGAGGGTTCAGAAAATTCAACAAAAATATTGAGACTGAAAGACCAAAAAAAGCCAATAATATTATTAGCACCGTCTCCAAGTGAATGTTCACTATGGATCAGAAGAATTACAGAagcaagaaagaaatttatggAGAAcgaaaaaacacgtttgcaaAGACAAAGATCAA AGCAGGCGCAATTTGGAGCGTGTGGCAGAATTCTTGTTACAGTGCTTGAAGGTTTCAATTTAAAGACAATACCTG TTCGCAGAAGACCACCCCAGGGTAGACTTCGATTAGTAATTGTGGAAGCTGAAGATTTAATTATGTTGAAAAAAG GAAAGTGCAATACGTTTTGTAAAGTGAGTATGGGCTCACAGGAAGAGAGAACGGGTGTCATATCAGGAACTGATTGCCCTTTATGGGATACATCAATGCAGTTTCAAGTAAAGGATTTACTTGAGGATACTTTATGTATCACGGTCTTCGATAAAGGCTATTATAGTCCAGATG AATTTCTCGGCCGAGCAGAAATAAGAGTTGCTGACATAATGAGAGATAGTAGAGATTCGTGTGGGCCAATACAGAAACGTATTCAGTTACATGAAGTCGAAAAAGGCGTCGTTGTGCTAAAGTTGGATTTACGACTCTTTGGTAATCGATAA
- the LOC126870932 gene encoding intersectin-1 isoform X10, whose translation MATPQTPGMDPWVIQPRERARYREQFDSLKPINGVVTGEQAKEFLLKSQLPPVILGQIWALSDTDADGKMDINEFSIACKLINLKLRGFEIPKALPSALIQSLKSLSASDSNVTNLTNGAANILPQNNVASLVNLSAPPQVPVQPLISGMPMTGSVPRPLIGPPPVNGPLPGHAIRPVSPMTLPASRQSRQNVAATTHATTHTASKPPARPAPPSVGIVPSTSTTTTTTTTPSGGPSQRPTPPSNIGANFSPATSGPPPKPAPPSFPNSPVATGISPVKVPPASATAIVPPVVQSAQPMTTSTMDLLDLEFSGMSAAAPIAPLNTTPTPMAAFGMAQAMPMQPLSCTSMIAGGSTMVPSIAPMSTGTGVVSTPPVVGLPLVSATTASTLVNGVIAQTPVSTSTPLSTTARPPSIDRVGSVDSQHSQHSVGSPQSVEWAVPHQTKLKYTQLFNTWDRARSGFLSGPQARNIMVQSQLPQQVLAQIWALADMDSDGRLSCDEFVLAMHLCDIAKLGEKIPTTLPIELIPPAFRRQRQSSLTLSQTGTENVDPSAGMPQTSFEDKRKENFEKGQAELERRRKALLEIQRKEQEERERKEREEAEKQEKIRLEQERRRQAEIEKQMQRQKEIEQEKEEQRKRAQEQREAARKEMERQRQLEWEKQKSQELQTQRQKEQDVLLKLKARNQTLTIELGTLNDKVKELSQKICDTRVGVSGVKTTIDGMRSTRDAQLQEMAALKNKLREQNQRLLALSQEKARIEAKNKLNTAMESAGQEAIKMAFDNKQITLKQMKDKIADLQQQIDAKMADIENNNGQLQDIKTQLETLVADCKNLYLTFEDKKLKVLELRASGGTGAGTDYTTSAWGDSGWNDTSAAVNDSAWPVNDATTTNAVEETTPGVMKYRALYEFVARNQDEISFQPGDIILVPPVQNAEPGWMAGEIRGHTGWFPESYVEPIDVGSANDNAFVQQDSVEKRTLEGIAEVPENVSDAGSLGDEPPPVEPIIPTLGLGVVCDIQVTTLYHYRPTIEQHLLFEKGDIIKVDEQQGDWWYGTSGNGAKGWFPKSYVKEISANQTAVVEGLNEYYVALYPYDSAEVGDLTFNQGEVILVTKKEGDWWTGTTGDRNGIFPANYVEKCDAPDQRGRKPEIVQVIAPYQATSSEQLDLQKGQLIMIRKKTDSGWWEGELQARGKKRQIGWFPASYVKPLTSSSNRSTPVSHGYQDSPTDPNVERVMALYPYQAQNEDELSFEKGDVITVLAKDEAAWWKGELNGMSGVFPSNYVSPMSNEMTTNLLVAGLDSMERKRQEYIKELITTEQAYIEDMRLVHEVFEKPLIESLVLTVDEVDKIFVNWRDIIACNDNFLRTLRIRRDNSEGGIVRMIGDILCENIPRMSAYIRFCSCQISAAVYLQRLTETMPEFVKVAQICQQDPRTKGMPLSSFLIKPMQRITKYPLIIGKILEHTPVDHPDRQYLQEALAKAEEFCTQVNEGVREKENSDRLEWLQTHVACDGLEEQLIFNSLTNSLGPRKLLHFGILHKAKSGKELVGFLTNDFLLFAQPVLSRKSSSTGQQFSFERNEHQKFKMYRKPIFLNELSFLGDSEMNGNISFGSCEGSENSTKILRLKDQKKPIILLAPSPSECSLWIRRITEARKKFMENEKTRLQRQRSKQAQFGACGRILVTVLEGFNLKTIPVRRRPPQGRLRLVIVEAEDLIMLKKGKCNTFCKVSMGSQEERTGVISGTDCPLWDTSMQFQVKDLLEDTLCITVFDKGYYSPDEFLGRAEIRVADIMRDSRDSCGPIQKRIQLHEVEKGVVVLKLDLRLFGNR comes from the exons ATGGCCACCCCTCAAACTCCGG GTATGGATCCTTGGGTAATCCAACCCAGAGAACGTGCAAGATATAGAGAGCAGTTTGATTCTTTAAAACCAATCAATGGAGTTGTTACTGGAGAGCAAGCAAAAGAATTTTTACTTAAATCACAGCTTCCACCTGTCATCCTTGGACAAATATG GGCTTTATCAGATACAGATGCAGATGGAAAAATGGACATAAATGAATTTAGTATTGcatgtaaattaattaatttaaagttACGTGGTTTTGAAATTCCTAAAGCCTTGCCTTCAGCTTTAATACAGAGTTTGAAGTCACTATCTGCCA GTGATAGTAATGTTACGAACTTAACAAACGGAGCTGCTAATATTCTACCACAGAATAATGTTGCTTCATTAGTAAATTTATCTGCTCCACCGCAAGTTCCAGTACAGCCTTTAATTAGTGGGATGCCTATGACTGGATCTGTTCCACGTCCACTTATAGGACCACCACCTGTAAATGGACCATTACCAGGACATGCTATTAGGCCTGTTTCACCAATGACCTTACCAG CATCACGACAAAGTAGACAGAATGTGGCTGCCACTACACATGCCACAACTCACACAGCGTCAAAGCCACCTGCTCGACCTGCACCACCCTCTGTGG GAATCGTGCCTTCTACAAGTACTACCACTACCACTACCACCACTCCTAGTGGTGGTCCTTCTCAAAGACCTACACCACCCTCAAATATTG gGGCAAATTTTTCACCTGCTACTAGTGGTCCACCACCGAAGCCAGCACCGCCTTCATTTCCTAATAGTCCTGTCGCTACTGGGATTTCACCAGTCAAAGTTCCACCTGCTTCTGCAACGGCTATTGTTCCTCCTGTTGTTCAATCTGCACAACCAATGACTACATCTACCATGG ATTTACTTGATCTTGAGTTTTCAG GGATGTCTGCAGCAGCACCAATTGCACCTTTAAATACAACTCCAACACCAATGGCTGCTTTTGGTATGGCACAAGCAATGCCTATGCAACCATTATCTTGTACTAGTATGATTGCAGGTGGTTCTACTATGGTACCATCTATTGCACCAATGTCCACtg GAACTGGTGTAGTATCGACTCCTCCAGTTGTAGGTTTACCTCTAGTATCAGCAACCACAGCAAGTACGTTAGTGAATGGTGTAATTGCTCAAACACCAGTATCTACAAGTACACCATTAAGCACAACTGCACGTCCACCAAGTATAGATAGGGTGGGTTCGGTTGATTCACAACATAGTCAGCATTCAGTAGGTTCTCCACAATCTGTGGAATGGGCTGTACCTCATcaaacaaaattgaaatatactCAATTATTTAATACCTGGGACAGGGCGCGATCTGGATTTCTATCTGGCCCTCAGGCCAGAAATATTATGGTGCAGTCACAATTACCTCAACAAGTGTTGGCACAGatatg GGCGTTAGCGGACATGGATTCGGATGGTCGTTTGAGTTGCGACGAATTTGTATTAGCAATGCATTTATGTGATATAGCTAAGCTTGGTGAAAAGATACCTACCACGTTACCAATTGAACTTATACCACCTGCATTCAGACGTCAACGACAAAGTAGCTTAACACTTTCACAAACTGGAACGGAAAACGTAGATCCATCGGCTGGTATGCCGCAA ACTTCTTTTGAAGACAAACGTAAAGAAAACTTTGAGAAAGGACAAGCGGAGCTAGAACGTAGGCGCAAGGCTTTATTAGAAATTCAACGTAAAGAACAAGAAGAACGTGAACgaaaagaaagggaagagGCTGAGAAACAAGAGAAAATTAG ATTAGAACAAGAAAGACGAAGACAAGCAGAGATTGAGAAACAAATGCAAAGGCAGAAAGAGATTGAACaggaaaaggaagaacaaCGAAAACGAGCTCAAGAACAAAGAGAAGCAGCAAGAAA AGAGATGGAAAGACAACGACAATTAGAATGGGAAAAACAGAAATCACAAGAGCTTCAAACTCAGAGGCAGAAAGAACAAGATGTCTTACTAAAATTGAAAGCAAGAAATCAAACATTAACTATCGAATTAGGAACACTT AACGATAAAGTGAAAGAACTATCTCAAAAAATCTGTGACACTCGAGTTGGTGTATCTGGAGTAAAAACGACGATTGATGGAATGCGGTCGACACGTGATGCACAGTTACAAGAGATGGCTGCCTTAAAGAATAAACTTCGAGAACAAAACCAAAGATTACTAGCCTTGAGTCAAGAGAAAGCTCGAATCGAAGCAAAGAATAAGCTAAATACAGCTATGGAGTCGGCGGGCCAAGAAGCAATCAAAATGGCATTCGATAATAAGCAAATTACCCTGAAACAAATGAAGGATAAAATTGCTGATTTGCAACAGCAG ATTGATGCTAAAATGGCTgacatagaaaataataatggCCAGCTTCAAGATATTAAAACGCAACTGGAAACTTTAGTGGCTGACTGTAAGAACCTTTACTTAACTTTcgaagataaaaaattaaaagttttagAACTCAGAGCAAGTGGTGGTACTGGAGCTGGTACTGATTATACAACATCTGCATGGGGTGATAGTGGTTGGAATGATACTTCAGCGGCAGTTAACGATTCTGCATGGCCCGTTAATGATGCCACCACAACTAATGCAGTGGAAGAAACTACTCCAGGGGTTATGAAATATAGAGCTTTATACGAATTTGTAGCTAGAAATCaagacgaaatatcgtttcAACCTGGTGATATTATCTTG GTACCGCCTGTTCAAAATGCAGAACCAGGATGGATGGCTGGCGAAATTCGTGGTCATACTGGTTGGTTCCCGGAATCTTATGTAGAACCAATAGATGTTGGCAGCGCAAATGATAATGCTTTCGTACAACAAGACAGTGTGGAGAAGAGAACGTTAGA aGGGATTGCTGAAGTTCCTGAGAATGTATCTGATGCCGGATCACTCGGCGATGAGCCTCCTCCTGTTGAACCTATCATACCTACTCTTGGATTAGGTGTAGTTTGTGATATACAAGTAACCACTTTGTATCACTATCGTCCTACGATAGAGCAACATCTTCTCTTCGAAAAAGGAGATATTATTAAAGTAGATGAACAACAG GGGGATTGGTGGTATGGTACATCTGGTAATGGAGCTAAGGGTTGGTTCCCTAAATCGTATGTCAAGGAAATTTCTGCTAATCAAACTGCAGTAGTTGAAGGACTTAATGAATACTACGTAGCCTTATATCCGTATGATTCCGCCGAAGTTGGAGACTTAACTTTCAACCAAGGAGAAGTTATATTAGTCACTAAAAAGGAAGGTGATTGGTGGACAGGCACTACAGGAGATAGGAATGGAATTTTTCCTGCCAATTATGTAGAAAAATGCGATGCTCCAGATCAG AGAGGAAGGAAACCTGAAATTGTACAAGTTATTGCACCTTATCAAGCCACTAGTTCTGAGCAGTTAGATTTACAAAAGGGGCAATTAATAATGATTCGTAAGAAGACAGATAGTGGCTGGTGGGAAGGAGAATTACAG GCACGTGgtaaaaaaagacaaattgGTTGGTTCCCAGCTTCTTATGTTAAACCTTTAACCAGTAGTAGCAATCGAAGTACACCTGTTTCTCATGGATATCAAGACTCTCCTACAGATCCAAATGTTG AACGCGTTATGGCATTGTACCCATATCAGGCTCAAAATGAGGATGAATTAAGTTTCGAGAAAGGCGACGTTATAACCGTACTTGCAAAGGATGAAGCAGCATGGTGGAAAGGCGAATTGAACGGAATGTCTGGCGTTTTCCCTAGTAATTATGTATCTCCTATGT CTAATGAGATGACAACTAACTTACTAGTGGCTGGATTGGATTCCATGGAAAGAAAACGGCAAGAATACATAAAAGAACTTATCACAACTGAACAAGCATATATAGAAGACATGAGACTTGTTCACGAG GTTTTCGAGAAACCTCTCATTGAAAGTTTAGTTTTAACCGTGGATGAAgtagataaaatatttgttaattggAGAGATATCATTGCGTGTAACGATAATTTCTTAAG aacATTACGGATACGACGAGATAATAGTGAAGGAGGGATTGTAAGAATGATTGGAGACATTCTATgtgaaaat ATACCTAGAATGTCAGCATATATAAGATTCTGCAGTTGCCAAATATCCGCTGCTGTCTATCTTCAGAGATTAACTGAAACTATGCCAGAATTTGTCAAAGTTGCTCAAATTTGTCAGCAAGATCCACGTACAAAAGGAATGCCTTTGAGCTCTTTCCTTATAAAACCAATGCAAAGGATAACAAAGTATCCTCTTATTATTGGCAAA attttagagcACACACCAGTTGACCATCCTGATAGGCAATATCTCCAAGAAGCATTGGCTAAAGCAGAAGAATTTTGTACTCag GTAAACGAAGGAGttagagagaaagaaaatagtGATAGATTAGAATGGTTGCAAACACATGTGGCATGTGATGGTCTTGAAGAACAACTTATCTTTAATTCTTTAACCAATTCTTTAGGTCCACGAAAACTTCTTCATTTTGGTATACTTCATAAG GCAAAAAGTGGAAAAGAACTTGTTGGATTTCTCACAAACGACTTTTTACTGTTTGCTCAACCAGTACTCAGCAGAAAGTCTTCATCCACTGGACAACAGTTTTCATTTGAGAGAAACGAACATCAAAAATTCAAGATGTATAGAAAG ccaatatttttaaacgaattatCTTTTCTGGGTGATTCAGAAATGAATGGTAATATTAGTTTCGGTTCCTGTGAGGGTTCAGAAAATTCAACAAAAATATTGAGACTGAAAGACCAAAAAAAGCCAATAATATTATTAGCACCGTCTCCAAGTGAATGTTCACTATGGATCAGAAGAATTACAGAagcaagaaagaaatttatggAGAAcgaaaaaacacgtttgcaaAGACAAAGATCAA AGCAGGCGCAATTTGGAGCGTGTGGCAGAATTCTTGTTACAGTGCTTGAAGGTTTCAATTTAAAGACAATACCTG TTCGCAGAAGACCACCCCAGGGTAGACTTCGATTAGTAATTGTGGAAGCTGAAGATTTAATTATGTTGAAAAAAG GAAAGTGCAATACGTTTTGTAAAGTGAGTATGGGCTCACAGGAAGAGAGAACGGGTGTCATATCAGGAACTGATTGCCCTTTATGGGATACATCAATGCAGTTTCAAGTAAAGGATTTACTTGAGGATACTTTATGTATCACGGTCTTCGATAAAGGCTATTATAGTCCAGATG AATTTCTCGGCCGAGCAGAAATAAGAGTTGCTGACATAATGAGAGATAGTAGAGATTCGTGTGGGCCAATACAGAAACGTATTCAGTTACATGAAGTCGAAAAAGGCGTCGTTGTGCTAAAGTTGGATTTACGACTCTTTGGTAATCGATAA